The sequence GAAGGTGCATAGTATTTTTCACGAAAACTAGCAGGTCTGTATGTTGGTAAGAATGACgtgattttctttaaattgaatGAATGGATTCAcattcagtttttaattttcattggAAAAAATAAGTTTCAGTGCTCAGTAATAGCTAGAGGCTTACATTCAAGTAAAATTGGTGGTATGACATGGCCTATGTGAGGCTGTCATAATTTTCATAAGAAAATTGATTCTATTCttgcttttctctttttatgaTAAATATGCAAGATTTTATTGTGCCTATGCCCTACACTCTGCTCAGAACATATGGAATTTTTGGACAATATGGACATCATGAAATTTAATTTGTACTGCCAACTGGTGAAATTTCTTCCTATATAGGAATTACTATACCAATTATCATTCCAAGGATTCTATGCTCCAATTATTGACACCTTTAGTAGAACCCATAGCTGTCCAGttaaaatatgtgtttgtgaatttggagagagaaaaaaattgtgtgtgtaCTTTGTAGTGGTGTTGAGACGCTGATAGTTGAGCTTAACTCTTTATTTTTGGCATTAGTCCTCTTCCATCACAAGTAGATATATTAATCTTTTAATTTGgagattgtaaattttatgCGAACTATATGCACGTATCAATGTCAACCTATTTTTTTGGTGActttcaaattataaataaatataattatctCAACAACCTTACAATAAGAGTGGGTGCAGAGCAATTCACTGCCAActagaattatatttttttgttgtttgcaACCAATTATTATGAGTAGGAGATTATGTAGATGGAGACGGGCCATTTTGCTTTTGGTTGAACCATGTTAATCTCATGGGTGTCTTTATGTAGATAGAGAGGGCTTTGGTTGGGATTATGTTATGCTCATTGGTGAACTTGTCTATTATCTAACGATTCAGTCTCTGGATAAGGATAAGGTATCTTTTctgcatttaatattcaaaattgTCTTCATATAGACATTATAGGATTTTAGGTAAGGGGaggcttcaatttttttttttttttttattgttgttgttatttgggatttttttttttgggggggggggggggggggggggagggattAGTTCTTGTTTCTGTTAGCAATGGTGGTGGTACAAGCATATAAGGTGTCTCAACTTCGAATAAATTAAGACCAGTAGTTTATAGGGGTTTACTGCAAATATTACAGGTATCAAAATTAATACTATTTATTCCGCGAGTTCTTACTACACTTGCAATAAACTCAAATGAATTGTTGCAATTCATTTAATGGTGGGAATGATTCTGGCAAGGTCATTGTCTGTCTGACAACTCCCCAGTCATCAGCCTCTCAAGTAAAGGAAgtccttttttaattttattatattactcTATTCTAAGCTGTTGTCCCTTTCCATTGGTTTGAGAATAGTGATTTAGTATTGACTACATTGAATTAGAAGTTGAAATGGAAGTTGAAATGTAATGTTTAGAATGATGGTCTGTAGCATTTCGCAAGTCATTGATTtggaatataaaaaaacaacaaaatatgaAGTCATTGTAAATAATCGGAGTATACTTTCCCCTAcattaggttttattttatttatttttttatttttttttttttttattggtaattagacttttattgaaaaatctGAACATCATGTTCCCCTACATTAgttaattttgtgtgtgtgtgtgtgtgtatatatatattttattttttattttggtgattgtaaaattttcattttttatttttaatttgtaataattgGTGATTGTAAATATTGTGTTTTTCTTCCAGATATTTATGTTTGGCCAAAATTTTCCcaaacattctattttttaGCTTTCCTAATGATTTTTTAGGAAAGTTAataatgtttgaattttaagttttaacccaTGCTGTAATAGTGAAACTATTCCTCTTTTGCATTAGCAATCTGAATTGAACACGTCTTTATCTAATGAAATGAAGCTAGTTTCACAAAGTTGAATTTTAGGTTTCTTAAGTCAAATGCATATGTTggtacaaagaaaaaaattgtttttaagtgCTAATTGGCCAATTATATTAGAAGCTTACATCTGCAGCTAGCTAATGGTTTGCTGATGATGCAAGTACGAGAGGCTGCTAATAGTGGCATTTTTATAACTCTTTCCAGAGTTTATATTGTCTGTAGAGGCAGTTCTTGCATTGTGAACTGGATGATATTTCATAGGTTGCTGATTTGTCTGGGCAATTCCATAAGTTAGTGATCTGGGCTGTTTAGTTATTTCTTCCAAAGTTCCAATCAAAGCCTAAATCTTGACTTTTCAATATTCTTCTAATGCATTGTTTCAGTACAAACATCCTGTGTAGCTCCCTAATTTTTGCACAGGACTTTAACCTAAGGGGTAGCACATCTGGGCAGGGATCTTGCCTCATGAAGCAGAGGTTGCTAATTTGAATCTCCCTCCCCCCTCATTGGGgccaaaacttatatataaaaaaaaaaaaaaaaaacatgtgtaTGGAATTTTTATAGAAcgaattcaaaaaaatttttgatttaACCACAGCTTTGTTACAATaggattgtttttatttttatttttatttttattttttttatgtattacaGAATGTTTGGTTACTGATAGGAGGTAGCACAATCTGCTGGGGACCAAGCCTTATGAAGCAGATCACTAGTTTAAATCTCCCCTCATTCTCTCATTGGGACCAAActcacttaaaaaaagaaaaagaaataaaggaaatatCTTTTATATATCCATTGTAGGCTTTGCTTTATGGTTGTGATCACTTTTCTCAAAACAATGCAGGTAGCTGCACCTCAGGATTTTGATTGTGTAAATCTCCATTGATGTTTGTCCTGGCCTGAAGGGATTGTTTGATAGATGGCTTCAAGAGGACAAATTCCACATTCTTTTGAGCGACGTCCTGTCCAGGCTCCAGGGATGATGCGGCATGGTCCATTTCCTGGACTGGGTTCTGCAGCAGGCCAACGATCATTGGAGCCACTGCCTCCTCCTGATCTGTTGGAGAATAAAATTGCTGTTCAGGCAGCAGAAATAGAACAACTTACAGGAGAAAACCGCAGGTTGGCAGCCAGTCAATTGACATTGAGGCGGGAGCTTGTTGGTGCTCAGCAGGAAGTACAAAGAGTCAGAGCACACATAGCAAGCATTCAGACTGAAAGTGATTTACAGATCAGGATTTTGGTGGATAAGATCGCAAAGAAGGAAGCAGATATCAGAGCTGGTGAGGGTGTGAAGAAGGAACTGCAACAGGCCCATAAGGAAGCACAGAGTTTGGTTGCTGCCAGACAAGAGCTGACTGTCCAGATTCAGAAGGTCACTCAGGAATTGCAGAAAGCTCGTACAGATGTTAAGAATATACCAGATTTGCATGCTGAGCTTGACAGTTTGAGGCAAGAACACCAGAGATTACGGTAAGGCATAAAAATTTGTTTCCTGGATGTTTCCCCTTTAGATTTCTTAGAAGACCATGTAAAGCGTGCAGAAGAAGTTACTGCACTCTTCTTTAAAATGTTGCTAGTTTGATGAAACAGGGAATGACAATATATGAGTTTGCAATCTGTCAACTGCCTTGGTATGGCACGCTTTAGGACCATATTGCCATCCATTtaggattttgtttttattggatCATCCGAATCTATTGACAGATCCAGTCATTGGAAAGGACCTTCTCAAACCAGCTCAATTATTTGCTTCACTGATCTATTTTAGTGCTTAATGAGAGGCATTTAGACATTCCAGtgaattttctcattaataaaatttccattttttccATGTCTAAGATATTCCAAATTTTGCCATGATATAGCATGCTTTAATTGGCAATAACCGAAAGTTTGATGATACCAAAAGTTCTTATGTTTCTCTATTCAAGTAATCTTTTCTGTGCTTTGAGACTAGTAATGCAGTATGCATAGATGGAGTGATCAACACAAGTGACAAAGCTACATCACATACCCGCATTGGTTTGGATTGGCTTATTTGTTGATTTACTTATTTGCTTGACTTGGGCAAATGTATAGTTGTACCTAAGAAAAGTAAGGCCTTAAGAAGCTGTACAGAAGCAAATAAACTAAAGAAGTTTAAGCTTATCAAATGCACATGAATGTGACAATCTCTgcattcttttttaatttgtatggGACATATGTTTTAGCTTGCCATTTAATTCTCTAAATCTGTTTATTTGGTTGAGCAGTTCTACTTTTGAGtatgaaaaagggaaaaacattGAGCAAGTGGAGCAAATGCAAGCAATGGAGAAGAATCTATTTGGGATGGCAAGAGAAGTGGAAAAGCTACGTGCTGAGGTCTTAAATGCCGAGAAGAGAGCACTCGGTAACTTTCCTTGCCTGTATACATCATATTTTGTTTAGATGTTTTATAGATGTTTCATTTCTAACGCTTGAGCTGATACCATGTCAAATAGCACCAAGCCCATACGGTGGTAGTTACATGCATCCCGATCTTTCATACCCACCCCCTCCTATACAAGGTGGTGGTGCCGGTGCCTATATTGACAGCTATGGAAGGCCTCTAGTTCAGATGGCTGTTGGGCCTGCAGGAGGGGGAATGATTCCATATAGCAGTGGCCATGGTGTACCTTCCAGTGTTGTAGCTGTTCCTAGTGCTGGCGGTGGAGCTCTTTGGGGAGGAGCATATGATCCCTCGCTCACTCAAAGGTGAATATGAAGCTGGAAATAGAGGCTGTTGATAAGCTTTTCTGCCCCTCTTCACAATTGTCGTTTTGAAATATGAAGAGGAAGAGCTGTTAATGTATTGCTATTTTAAAAACTGTAGATTAGATTAATCTCCATATAAGCAGTTACTTTTCCATAtaagattataaaatattattactgAATTCTCTATTCTCATGGTagtaattatgtttttttcccATTTGTATATAACCTTATGGGTTGACGGCCTAAGTTTGTTCCTCTTAGGTCTTGAAGTAAATTTTTTGACAGGACTGGAAGAATGGAATATTGGATCCAGTTTAGCAATGTCGGATTTTTAAGGATCAAGTTGGCCAAGAACTTTGTAATTCAATGACATTATCTAATCTCTTTTATGAGAGATATGGtttaaattttttctcttttattgtaacaattgaattataaaaataaaaacaaaaataaaagcactTTAATGATGCTCAAGACCTCCGTTGGCTTGTGAAGCACTTTAATGATGTTCTACCATTAGGCCATTTAAGCAATGGCTTAAGGTTCCCAAATGAAGGAGACCCCTTAAAATAGAACATATTATATATCTTAACCTTATAGTATTgcacaagaataataataaagaagtaAAGTCTCTCActtaggaggaaaaaaaaaaaccatgttttATAGCTGATAAGATGTCTTGTCTATCTGGCTTAGgatgtaaaaattttaattaaggccaaaaaatttaaaaaataaaatgttttagtATGTTTTCAGTAGTTTAagaatgtaaaattttttcaattttccaaaaattttatgattcttATATCtctctatcaaaattaaaattagaattaataatttttgaaacaaattcat is a genomic window of Quercus lobata isolate SW786 chromosome 2, ValleyOak3.0 Primary Assembly, whole genome shotgun sequence containing:
- the LOC115977340 gene encoding protein FLX-like 4, with the translated sequence MASRGQIPHSFERRPVQAPGMMRHGPFPGLGSAAGQRSLEPLPPPDLLENKIAVQAAEIEQLTGENRRLAASQLTLRRELVGAQQEVQRVRAHIASIQTESDLQIRILVDKIAKKEADIRAGEGVKKELQQAHKEAQSLVAARQELTVQIQKVTQELQKARTDVKNIPDLHAELDSLRQEHQRLRSTFEYEKGKNIEQVEQMQAMEKNLFGMAREVEKLRAEVLNAEKRALAPSPYGGSYMHPDLSYPPPPIQGGGAGAYIDSYGRPLVQMAVGPAGGGMIPYSSGHGVPSSVVAVPSAGGGALWGGAYDPSLTQR